TTGGCCGACACGGGGTGCATGTTCGCGAGGGTGGGGGTCCGGTCCTGGACGGAGCCACTGTTCTTCTCAAGGACCCCGCCGTCCACGAACTTGAAACGCCCGATCTTGTTGCCGAAATCGGTGGGCGGATTCCGATCCTGCCACTCCGTCCACAGGTAGACGGCCCCGTTGTAGGGCTCCACACCGATCTGCACACCGTGCCCGAAATTGTGCAGGGCCATGGAACCCAGCTCGTTACCGTTGAGGTCCGTCTTGGTAACCCACATGTCGCCCGCACGTTCGGGGTTGGTGTTTTCCGAGTTGTGCTGCACGAAGTAGACATGCCGGTTGACGTTGTCGTACGCGAACGACTGCATCACCCAGTTGGCGTGCAGCGACTTCCTGACGATCGGATCGTCTCCGGCCCCCGCGAAATTGAATCGCAGGCTGGGGTCCACGTCGGCGTGCGCGGTGCCCGTGTCGACGAACGGGAGAGAGCCGGCGGCTGTCGCGGCGACGACACCACCGCCGACCTGGAACAGTCGTCTCCGGCTGAGGGGTGGGGTTTCCTGGTTACTCGATGGCACAGGACCTCCTGTCTATTGGGTAACAGGAGCCCTATGTAATCGTAGATCTTCTTTTACTTGCTAGATCCGGTCAGGACAGAACCCCTGACCGGTGGCGCGGGAATGAGGGACAGGCCGTCTGCCACCCGTCCGGCCTCCACCGAACCCGAACGGGCGATGTCGCGCCCTTCGGCCGGGCCTGACCTGTACAGATATCCCCGGGTGAATCGACATCGTTCGCTGAGCCCTTTTCGTCCTGTCATCGCGGCCGACCGAGAGCATCCTCGGTTCGGGAAGATGCGAAGTGCTGCAGATCTCCCGCAAAGCTCATCGCCGATGAGGAGAACTTTCGCTGGTGCCCCCGTTTCTTCCCGGCCGGAATCGTACGGGGAGAGGGAGATCGCGACTGATACATCCTCGTGATCTCGCCCCCTACCGTCCCGTCCGGTGATGGTATGGGAGATCATGGGTGTTCCTCCGTCCGGATGTCGTGCCAAGTGGTCTCATGGCGAACGGGCCGGGAGTGGGGGAGTCCTCGTCGGCCGGGCCGGCCATCACGCACCGGAGGTTGATCTTGCAGGGAGCACTCGGCGACATCGTCGTCCTCGACCTCTCTCGCGCGCTCGCGGGCCCGCACGCCGCGCAGATGCTCGGTGACCTGGGCGCCCGGGTGATCAAGGTGGAGCATCCCGCGGGAGGTGACGAGTCGCGGGGCTGGGGTCCGCCGTTCGTCGGCCCCGATCACGATATTTCCACCTATTTCCTGGCGGCCAACCGCAACAAACAGTCGATCGCCGTCGACCTCAAGTCCGCCGAGGGTAAGTCGCTCATCGAGCGGCTGGTGCGGCAGAGCGACGTGCTGGTGGAGAACTTCCGCACCGGGGTCCTGGACCGGCTCGGCTTCTCCGTCGAGCGGCTGCACGAGCTCAACCCCCGCCTGGTCGTCCTGTCGATCACCGGCTTCGGCCATGACGGCCCGGAGGGCGGCAGGCCCGGCTACGACCAGATCGCGCAGGGCGAGGCGGGGCTGATGAGCCTGACCGGCCCGTCGGCCGAGGAGCCGTACCGGGTGGGTGCCTCGGTCGCGGACCTGCTCGGGGGCATCCACGGCGCGTACGGCGTGGTCGCCGCGCTCTACGAGCGGGAGCGGACCGGGCGGGGCAAGGTCGTGCGGACCTCGCTGCTGGCCGCGGTGACCGGGGTGCACTCCTACCACGGGGCGGCCTGGACGGTGGGCGGCCAGGTGCCCCGGGCGGGCGGCAACCACCACGCCTCCATCGCCCCGTACGGCGCCTTCCACTGTGCCGACGGCATGATCCAGATCGCGGCGGCGAACGACGTGCAGTGGCGCAAGGTCGCCGCCCTGCTGGACATCGACCCACATGTCGCGAAATATGCGACCAATAGGGAAAGATTTGCGCATCGGGATGAGCTGATCGCCGACATGGAGCAGGCGCTCACCAAGCACGACAGGGGGCACTGGCTGGCCGCGCTCGGCGAGGCCGGGGTGCCCGCCGGGGCCATCAGGTCCATCGACGAGGTCTACGCCTGGGACCAGACCCGCTCCCAGGGCCTGGTCGTCGAGGTGGACCACCCCGTGCTCGGCACCATCGAGCTGCCCGGACCGCCGCTCCGCTTCGACGGCGACCCTCCCGTGCGCCACGCCGCCCCGCCCGCCCTCGGCGAGCACGGCGACGAGGTCCTCGCCTGGCTGGAGGAGCGGGAGCGATGACCGGCACACCCCCCGCCCACGCCCGTGTGCCGTCCCGCGGAGCGCGGGCATGACCCCGGCACGGCCCGACGCGCGCACGCTGATCGACACCTTCCTCGACTCCGGGACGTGGCTGTCGTGGGACGAGCCGCCCACCGACCCCGCCGCGTCCGGCTCGGGGTACGCCGAGGAGCTGGCCGCGGTCCGGGCCAAGACGGGATACGACGAGTCGGTGATCACCGGAGAGGGCCTGCTCGAGGGGCGCCGGGTGGCGGTCGTCGCGTGCGAGTTCTCCTTCCTGGCCGGTTCGATCGGGGTCGCCGCCGCCGAGCGGCTCACCGCCGCGGTCGAGCGGGCCACCGCCGAGGGACTCCCGCTGCTGGCCGCCCCCGCCTCGGGCGGGACCCGGATGCAGGAGGGCGCGGTGGCCTTCGTCCAGATGGTGAAGATCACCGCCGCCGTGGCCGCGCACCGCGCCGCGGGACTGCCGTACGTCGTCTACCTGCGCCATCCCACCACCGGCGGCGTCTTCGCCTCCTGGGGGTCGCTCGGGCACGTCACCGCCGCCGAGCCGGGCGCGCTGATCGGCTTCCTGGGGCCGAGGGTGTTCGAGTCGCTGCACGGCTACCCGTTCCCCGAGGGCGTCCAGGTCTCGGAGAACCTCTTCGCCCACGGCCTGGTCGACGCCGTCGTGTCGGCGGAGGACGCCCGGCGGGTCGCCGTACGGGCGCTCGCCGTGCTGTGCGCCCCCCGGCGGGGCCTGGATCCGGGGCCCGAGCCGGACGAGCGGATCCCGACGGTCCAGGCGTGGGACGCGATCAGCCGCTCGCGCCGCGACGACCGCCCCGGGGTGCGGGCGCTGCTCAAGCTCGGCGCCTCCGACGTCACCCCGCTCAACGGCACCGGCGTGGGCGAGAACGACCCCGGGCTGATCCTCGCCCTGGCCAGGTTCGGCGAGGCTCCCGCGGTCGTGCTCGGCCAGGACCGGCGGCACCAGCGGATCGACGCCCCGCTCGGCCCGGCCGGGCTCCGGGTCGCCAGGCGGGGCATGCGTCTCGCCTCCGAGCTGGGGCTGCCGCTGGTCACCGTGATCGACACCGCCGGGGCCGCGCTGTCCAAGGCGGCCGAGGAGGGCGGCCTGGCCGCGGAGATCGCGCGTTCCGTGGCCGATCTGGTGATGCTCGACGCCCCGACCGTGTGCCTGCTGCTGGGGGAGGGCGCGGGAGGTGCCGCCCTCGCGCTGCTCCCCGCCGACCGGGTGCTCTGCGCCCAGCACGGCTGGCTGTCGCCGCTGTCTCCCGAGGGGGCCTCGGCGCTGCTGTACCGGAGCGTCGACTTCGCCCCGGAGATCGCCGCGGCGCAGGGCGTGAGATCCACCGACCTGCGCCGGGACGGCCTCGTCGACCGGATCATCCCGGAGTTCCCCGACGCCGCCTACGAGCCGGAGGCGTTCTGCGTCCGGGTCGCGCGCACCCTGGAGCACGAGATCGCGGGACTGCTGGAACAGGCCCCCGCCGACCGCCTCGCCGCCCGGCTGGCCCGTTACCGCAGGCTCGGCGCGAGCTGAGGGCGACGGGCCCGCTGCTCGGCACTGCCCGGCACTGCTCGGCGGTTTCGCCGGTCGCGCCGCCCCACCGTCCTGCCGGCCCGTGACGCGCGTACCCGTACGGGGCAGCGGCGGGTGGCGGGCGCCGGGGGCGCTACGGCTCAGCGCCCTCCGGGACGAGGGGGACGGGCAGGCGCTCGATCCTGATGGAGAAGACCTCGTCGCGGGGGACGACGACCTCGTACGCCCCGTGGTCGACCATCCAGTAACCCAGCGCCTCGGCCTTCATCCCGCTGTGCCCGGTGTAGGCGATGTGCAGGCTCTCCTCGCCGTTCTCCTCGGAGACGTCGAGGACCAGGCACGGCTCCCCGCCGAACGCGCCGACCGTGCGGACCAGCACCAGCCAGTCGAGGTCCTCGCGGGCGACGACCAGCCGCCAGTAGCCGGAGGCCGCCTCGAAGCCCTTCTGGGCCTCCTCGTTGAACAGCACCACCTCGGCGCTGCCGGGACCGAGGGCCGCGGCGTACGTACGGCCCGAGTAGCGGGCGGCGAATCCCGAGGCCACCGGCTCGATCTCGGCGCTCATGAGGCGGGCCGCCAGCTCAGGCCGTCGTAGAGGCCGAAGAGGCGCTCCTCGCCGGGGACCACGTGGATGATCTCGGCCCCGGCGGGGATCGGCATGGGCGTGGTGTGGAACTGCGGCACGACGTGCTCCCGCGAGGTGGTGAAGCCGTTTCCGGCGAAGGGTGGTGAATCGTTCCAGTCACCACCCATGTGCGGGCCGTACGGCACGACATAGGCGTCCATGTCGCGGGCGAACCAGCGCATCAGGTAGATCTCCGGGACCGTTGCGGCCAGCTCCGAGCCCTCGAACCCCAGGTCGAGACCGGCGAAGAGCTGCGCGGGGGTGGTCAGCCGCGCGCAGTCCTGAACCCGGTACACGTACCCCGAGATCACGGTGCGTCTGCTGGCCAGATAGGGCACGAGCAGCCGAGGCGGTATGACCTTCTGCATCTGCGTTCTACGCCCAGGTGGCTCACTCACGGTCGGCATTTTACGATCCGCCGACCTGGAGCCGCCGGTGTTCCAGGCACGGCAGGGCATTCCGGGTGGCAATCGTGATCTGCGAGTCGATTTCGCACGTCTGCACGGCGGGGGTGCTGCCCATGTCGGTGCGTATCACTCCCATTGGATCGACCAGCATGCTCCGCCCGATCCCGAAGCCGTCGCGGGCCTCCGGATTCGGAGCCTGACCCACGGCCGCGACCCAGGTGGTGTTCTCGATCGCGCGGGCCCTGACGAGGGTGGTCCAGTGTTCCTCCTTCATCGGCCCCGAACCCCACGCGGCGATCACCGCGAACATCTCGGCCCCCCGGTCGACCAGAGCGCGGGTGAGTTCGGGGAAGCGGATGTCGTAGCAGGTGACCAGGCCCACCCGGAGCCCGGCCAGCTCCACCACGACCGGGGTGTCCCCCGGCGCGACCAGCTCCGACTCGTGGGCGCCGAAGGCGTCGAACAGGTGGATCTTCCGGTAGGCGGCCTCGATCGAGCCCGAGGGGCCGATGGCGACCGCGGTGTTGTGGACCCGGCCCTCGGCGGCGGGCTCGAACACCCCCGCGATCACCGCCAGGCCGTGCTCCCGCGCCGCCCCGGCCAGCCCGGTGACGAACGGCCCGTCCAGCGGCTGGGCGAGTTCGGTGACGCGCCTGCCGTACCGGGTGAGGGTGGCCTCCGGGAAGATCACCAGCTCGGCGCCACCCGAGGCGGCCTCGGCGAGGGCGCCGAGGGCACGGCTCAGGTTGGCGGAGGGATCTTCGGCCACCGGGATCTGGCAGAGGGCGATGCGTGTCACGGGTGTGACCCTATCCGTCTGTTCGGCACTCGTTCCATCCACGTGAGGCTCCGCCACGCCCATTCCAGCGGTCCGTACCTGAACCTGGCCAGCCACGCGCGGCTGAAGAGCACCTGGAACACCAGGACGGCGGCGGAGAGCGCCACACCGGCGAGCCGGGTCGTGTCCGTGATGAGCAGCGGTACGAAGAGCAGGATGATCGGGGTGCTCATCAGATAGTTCGTCAGGGCCATCCGGCCGAGCGGGGCCAGGACCGCCAGCAGGGAGTCGCGCAGCCGGGTCCGCAGCAGGAGCAGCAGCCCGGTGCAGTAGGCCGTGGCGGCGGCGAGCCCGGCGGCCGGGTAGACGGCCCCGTAGAAGAGGGCGGGATCCTTGGCGATGCGGATCCAGAGCCAGGTGAGCGTCACGCCCAGCACCACGCTCGCCACGAACGAGGGGAGCAGCAGCCATCCGGGCGGCGGGCGCTCCATCAGGGCCATGCCGAGCACGAACAGGCCGGGGATGAGGATCGTCCCGCCGCCCTGGTGCACCGCCCACGCGGTGAGGGCGACGCCCAGCACCACCACCGCGGGCTGGTGGAAGAACGAGGCGGGCAGCAGCACCACCGCCCCGAAGATCGCGTACGGCAGGAGCACCTCGCCGTGGTTGAAGAACTGGTGGACCGCGCCGAGGGCCGCGAGCACCGCGAGCCTGCGCAGCAGCACGGCCCGGGGGTGTTCGGTCCGCTCGGCCGCCGACCTCAGGAAGAGGACGAAGCTCAGCCCGAACAGGAACGAGAAGATCGGATAGAACCTGCTCTGCAGCAGGTTGTCGATCGCCCAGTCGACCGCGTTGCGATCCGACTCCCTCAGATGCTCACGCGTGTGCTGCCAGGTGTTGACCACCATGATCCCGCACACCGCGAAGCCGCGGAGCACGTCGAGCTCGTGGAGCCGGGTCGGTCCGGTTGGTTCCGCCGGTCCGATCGGTCGGGTCAGTCGGGTCACAGGAAATAGACGTACCACCCCATAATCACCTACGCATAGACGACCCCTTCATTCACCGGCGCCCGGACGGCCGGGGCGGTGGACGGCGTGCCGGCCGGGGTGATGTCGAAGTCGGCCACCGCGAAAGCGGACGAAGCGCTTCGTTCCGGGGTCTGGCCGGGACCGTTCCGGTTCGCCGGTACCTCGATAGGTCGGACCTATCGGGGAAGATCTGGACGGGTGTGCCGGGCCTGTCGGGAGGGATGTCCGGAAAATCATGCGTCTGGGAACGATGCAATGGGGTGACCGGGCAATCTTTCCGGAGGAGAGTCGGTAATACCTCCTATCTATGACTTGACGGGATTTATTCACCGCTCTAATCTCACGTTGGTTAATTCAAGTGCTGAACTATGGCGAGGGGTGTCCGTAACACGGCCGTCTCGCGGGTTCGGTTCGCGGTAACACCGGTTCGCAGGAGAATCCATGAGACGACGCGGCTTTTCCCGTCTGTTCGCAGTGGCCCTCGCGGCCGTCCTGGCGGCGAGCACGGCCGGTACGACGGCGGGCCCGGCCGCCGCGGCCGCCGCCTGGACCGGCACCTGGGCGGCCTCGCCGCAGAGCAGCGGCACCACTTTCAACCAGCAGACCATCCGCCAGATCGTGCGCACCGGCATCGGCGGTACGGCGGCGCGCGTCCAGCTCTCAAACGCGTTCGGCAACCAGCCGGTGACCATCGACAACGTGCACGTGGCCCGGCGCACCTCCGACTCCGGCGTCGACCTCGCCACCGACCGGGTGGTGACCTTCGGCGGCCAGCGCTCCGTCACCATCCCCGTCGGCGGGCTGGCGGTCAGCGACTCCATCGCCTTCACGGTCGCCGCCCAGTCGGACATCGCGGTCAGCATCTACCTGCCGCAGCCGACCGGTCCCGCGACCTACCACCAGATGTCGACCCAGACCAACTACATCGCCTCGGGCAACGTCGCAGGGAACGCGAGCCTCGCGAACGCCCAGCAGGTCGGCAGCTACTACTTCCTGGCCAACCTGGACGTGCAGAACGCCGCCTCGCAGGGCGCCGTCGTCACGCTGGGCGCCTCGATCACCGACGGCGTCGGCTCCAGCTTCAACGCCAACCGGCGCTGGCCCAACCGGCTGGCCGCCCGCCTGGCCGACTCCGG
This region of Streptosporangium sp. NBC_01495 genomic DNA includes:
- a CDS encoding carbon-nitrogen hydrolase family protein, with the translated sequence MTRIALCQIPVAEDPSANLSRALGALAEAASGGAELVIFPEATLTRYGRRVTELAQPLDGPFVTGLAGAAREHGLAVIAGVFEPAAEGRVHNTAVAIGPSGSIEAAYRKIHLFDAFGAHESELVAPGDTPVVVELAGLRVGLVTCYDIRFPELTRALVDRGAEMFAVIAAWGSGPMKEEHWTTLVRARAIENTTWVAAVGQAPNPEARDGFGIGRSMLVDPMGVIRTDMGSTPAVQTCEIDSQITIATRNALPCLEHRRLQVGGS
- a CDS encoding carboxyl transferase domain-containing protein, with the protein product MTPARPDARTLIDTFLDSGTWLSWDEPPTDPAASGSGYAEELAAVRAKTGYDESVITGEGLLEGRRVAVVACEFSFLAGSIGVAAAERLTAAVERATAEGLPLLAAPASGGTRMQEGAVAFVQMVKITAAVAAHRAAGLPYVVYLRHPTTGGVFASWGSLGHVTAAEPGALIGFLGPRVFESLHGYPFPEGVQVSENLFAHGLVDAVVSAEDARRVAVRALAVLCAPRRGLDPGPEPDERIPTVQAWDAISRSRRDDRPGVRALLKLGASDVTPLNGTGVGENDPGLILALARFGEAPAVVLGQDRRHQRIDAPLGPAGLRVARRGMRLASELGLPLVTVIDTAGAALSKAAEEGGLAAEIARSVADLVMLDAPTVCLLLGEGAGGAALALLPADRVLCAQHGWLSPLSPEGASALLYRSVDFAPEIAAAQGVRSTDLRRDGLVDRIIPEFPDAAYEPEAFCVRVARTLEHEIAGLLEQAPADRLAARLARYRRLGAS
- a CDS encoding phage baseplate protein codes for the protein MPSSNQETPPLSRRRLFQVGGGVVAATAAGSLPFVDTGTAHADVDPSLRFNFAGAGDDPIVRKSLHANWVMQSFAYDNVNRHVYFVQHNSENTNPERAGDMWVTKTDLNGNELGSMALHNFGHGVQIGVEPYNGAVYLWTEWQDRNPPTDFGNKIGRFKFVDGGVLEKNSGSVQDRTPTLANMHPVSANPQPAIDPSTDRLVVRFRDVNKNMRIVLFRMSDARAGRLGSRYRLAERALPTRDAAWAKANPFQGFTAYGQYAYLIEGGVSDTSYLTAIDLNGVGQSIAQDRWPTAAGQSLPGREPQGMAIWLVTAGNGAVQPRLAFGFHSNNAGVRQASVFYKNTFL
- a CDS encoding CaiB/BaiF CoA transferase family protein, which gives rise to MQGALGDIVVLDLSRALAGPHAAQMLGDLGARVIKVEHPAGGDESRGWGPPFVGPDHDISTYFLAANRNKQSIAVDLKSAEGKSLIERLVRQSDVLVENFRTGVLDRLGFSVERLHELNPRLVVLSITGFGHDGPEGGRPGYDQIAQGEAGLMSLTGPSAEEPYRVGASVADLLGGIHGAYGVVAALYERERTGRGKVVRTSLLAAVTGVHSYHGAAWTVGGQVPRAGGNHHASIAPYGAFHCADGMIQIAAANDVQWRKVAALLDIDPHVAKYATNRERFAHRDELIADMEQALTKHDRGHWLAALGEAGVPAGAIRSIDEVYAWDQTRSQGLVVEVDHPVLGTIELPGPPLRFDGDPPVRHAAPPALGEHGDEVLAWLEERER
- a CDS encoding DUF418 domain-containing protein; translation: MTRLTRPIGPAEPTGPTRLHELDVLRGFAVCGIMVVNTWQHTREHLRESDRNAVDWAIDNLLQSRFYPIFSFLFGLSFVLFLRSAAERTEHPRAVLLRRLAVLAALGAVHQFFNHGEVLLPYAIFGAVVLLPASFFHQPAVVVLGVALTAWAVHQGGGTILIPGLFVLGMALMERPPPGWLLLPSFVASVVLGVTLTWLWIRIAKDPALFYGAVYPAAGLAAATAYCTGLLLLLRTRLRDSLLAVLAPLGRMALTNYLMSTPIILLFVPLLITDTTRLAGVALSAAVLVFQVLFSRAWLARFRYGPLEWAWRSLTWMERVPNRRIGSHP